One Phaseolus vulgaris cultivar G19833 chromosome 2, P. vulgaris v2.0, whole genome shotgun sequence DNA window includes the following coding sequences:
- the LOC137810909 gene encoding vesicle transport v-SNARE 12-like translates to MSEVFEGYERQYCDLSANLSRKCSSTSLISDQEQKLEKFSEIKAGLDDADVLIRKMDLEARSLQPSVKAMLLAKLREYKSDLSNLKKEFRRLTSPNSDESARQELLEAGTADTHLASADQRERLTMSVERLNHSSDRIRESHRTLLETEELGVSILQDLHSQRETLLNSHKRLHGIDDAIDKSKKVLTTMSRRITRNKWIVSSVIGALVFAIAVILFYKLSH, encoded by the exons ATGAGTGAGGTCTTCGAAGGGTACGAGCGCCAGTACTGTGACCTATCTGCTAATCTCTCCCGCAAATGTAGTTCAACCTCGCTTATTTCTGATCAAG AACAGAAGCTGGAGAAGTTTTCCGAGATCAAAGCAGGACTAGATGACGCTGATGTTCTG ATTCGGAAAATGGACCTTGAGGCAAGAAGTTTGCAGCCAAGTGTAAAGGCTATGCTCCTCGCAAAGTTGAGGGAGTACAAATCTGATCTAAGCAACTTGAAAAAGGAATTTAGAAGGCTAACATCACCTAATTCTGATGAGTCTGCCCGTCAAGAATTGTTGGAGGCTGGAACGGCAGATACTCATTTG GCTTCTGCTGATCAGAGAGAAAGATTAACGATGTCTGTGGAGAGATTAAATCACTCCAGTGACAGAATAAGGGAGAGCCATAGAACCTTGCTGGAGACCGAAGAACTTGGTGTCTCCATCCTTCAAGATTTGCACAGTCAGAGAGAGACTCTACTGAACTCCCATAAAAGG CTTCATGGGATAGATGATGCTATTGACAAGAGCAagaaggttttaactaccatgTCACGGAGAATAACTAGAAACAAATGGATCGTTTCATCTGTGATTGGAGCGCTTGTTTTTGCAATAGCTGTTATTCTTTTTTACAAGCTATCTCATTAG
- the LOC137810910 gene encoding uncharacterized protein, whose protein sequence is MDSLPSVSPSMVLPPSHPFRRLPPRLLSAGTRSRRRRHVSLSCTLAGDGTDDDLDRALHMDGAIPGTSNEFVKRVSSRAYDMRRNLQQSFDSSSYDVLDANPWRETSKPVYVLTQKENQLCTMKTRRNRSEVERELGLLFSKGGKWGSGIGNQSKQARGGATKFQMLVEDVREGVLVFEDENEAVKYCDLLEGGGQGCEGVAEIEASSIFDLCQKMRALAVLFRRGRTPPLPESLKLNLRARKRSLEDQDDLM, encoded by the exons ATGGATTCCCTTCCTTCCGTATCGCCCTCCATGGTGCTCCCTCCCTCCCACCCTTTCCGACGTCTCCCTCCGCGCCTCCTCTCTGCCGGAACCCGAAGCCGCCGCCGCCGCCATGTCTCCCTCTCCTGCACCCTCGCCGGTGACGGCACAGATGACGACCTAGACAGGGCTCTCCACATGGACGGCGCCATTCCCGGCACCTCCAACGAGTTCGTCAAACGCGTCTCTTCACGCGCCTATGACATGCGCCGCAACCTCCAGCAGTCCTTTGATTCCAGCAGCTACGACG TTTTAGATGCCAACCCTTGGAGAGAGACTTCGAAGCCCGTGTATGTACTCACGCAAAAGGAAAATCAATTGTGCACAATGAAGACCCGCAGAAATAGAAG TGAGGTTGAAAGAGAGCTTGGATTGTTGTTTTCTAAAGGAGGCAAGTGGGGATCTGGAATTGGAAATCAGTCCAAACAGGCGAGGGGAGGGGCTACTAAGTTTCAAATGCTTGTGGAGGATGTTAGAGAGGGAGTACTG GTATTTGAAGATGAAAATGAGGCTGTAAAGTATTGTGACTTGCTAGAAGGAGGTGGTCAGGGTTGTGAGGGTGTTGCCGAGATAGAAGCCTCATCG ATATTTGATCTTTGCCAGAAAATGAGGGCTCTTGCAGTTCTATTCCGCAGAGGGAGGACTCCTCCTCTTCCTGAAAGTCTTAAACTCAATCTGCGAGCTCGTAAAAGGTCCCTTGAAGATCAAGATGATCTGATGTGA